A genome region from Blautia coccoides includes the following:
- a CDS encoding sensor histidine kinase encodes MKIFKNIKEKKPGRNRRPFCYPGTLILHFLFAVIVMIYIVIADYYQVWEDPNWLAGETPPYYKTRDYACNVENEVSELIDYMHLRNNFENDGEYAPDKLVDIFEYAEQGIISGSNTNGFAYTLEQLYDWSRQKESYKWWKNYIQENDRNLYNINGQKEVKGTLDELYAPRGFDNILEFVMSDRNLRRAGEVQCISKLAVCLLKIDSEMSQYAKDKERFKAENTNIKYRLENTETGLVYTNCTSEAVKKNSARIRFQGDMFFLDTDVPLTYEMKYDIIKKLNEDIADTDNITLSVWIDRTFSAKDYLWGGSQFYDKWSWFIKTFPKGLIFSAAVFFISLMALCVMTVKSAGRGNGIVRYLDRISIEFLLVPLGLLICLAAVIIKRSMDEILPPPQATGNVVIVLIIYMLLLTGVLSIVRRGKMKTLCRGSIIKQVIGNYRAGIRGGRRAAFALAGFALYAVTSCLLCRGGTLGSVILVFLNLYAGGHVLKEISARQQILDGVRKISDEDFTYKIPTENLNRVNVEIADNINRIGDNLEKAVQESVRNERRKTDLIANVSHDLKTPLTSIISYIGLLKREKIINPKIEEYVDVLDKKTQRLKILMEDLVEVSRINSGNFHIQPERMDFREFQQQVQGEFFEQLQNCGLETVNSIPEEKVYIWADGRALWRVMENLYGNIIKYALPGSRVYADMRADEKQVVFSLKNISLQPLNIDAEELTERFTQGDESRSTEGSGLGLSIAKNLVELMDGRFEIYLDGDLFKTTLIFPVKPVDHRKNMEK; translated from the coding sequence TTGAAAATATTTAAAAATATAAAAGAGAAAAAACCCGGCAGGAATAGGCGTCCGTTCTGTTATCCAGGGACACTGATCCTGCACTTTTTATTTGCTGTGATCGTGATGATCTATATTGTCATTGCCGACTATTATCAGGTATGGGAGGACCCCAACTGGCTTGCAGGGGAGACTCCGCCCTATTACAAAACCAGGGATTATGCATGTAATGTGGAGAATGAGGTGTCGGAGCTTATTGATTATATGCACCTGAGGAATAATTTTGAGAATGACGGGGAATACGCGCCGGACAAACTGGTGGATATTTTCGAGTACGCGGAGCAGGGGATCATAAGCGGCAGCAATACAAACGGTTTTGCATATACTCTGGAGCAGCTCTATGATTGGAGCCGGCAGAAGGAGAGCTATAAGTGGTGGAAAAACTACATCCAGGAAAATGACAGGAATCTGTACAATATAAACGGGCAGAAGGAGGTAAAAGGAACTCTTGATGAGCTGTACGCGCCCCGGGGGTTTGACAATATACTGGAATTTGTCATGTCAGACAGGAACCTGAGGCGGGCAGGCGAAGTTCAATGTATCTCCAAACTGGCGGTGTGTCTGCTGAAAATAGATTCGGAAATGTCTCAGTATGCAAAGGATAAGGAAAGATTTAAAGCAGAAAATACCAATATCAAGTACAGACTGGAGAACACGGAGACAGGCCTGGTGTACACCAACTGCACATCGGAGGCAGTAAAGAAGAACTCTGCCCGTATCAGGTTCCAGGGGGATATGTTTTTCCTTGACACGGATGTACCCCTGACCTATGAGATGAAATACGATATCATAAAAAAACTCAATGAGGATATTGCAGATACGGATAACATTACCTTGTCCGTCTGGATAGACAGAACTTTCTCTGCCAAGGATTACCTGTGGGGCGGCAGCCAGTTTTATGATAAATGGTCCTGGTTTATTAAAACATTTCCAAAAGGACTGATTTTTTCCGCTGCCGTATTTTTCATTTCCCTTATGGCACTCTGTGTGATGACAGTAAAGAGCGCAGGCCGCGGGAACGGGATAGTCAGGTACCTGGACAGGATATCCATTGAATTTCTTCTGGTCCCCTTGGGACTGCTCATATGTCTGGCAGCCGTGATCATAAAACGCAGCATGGATGAAATCCTTCCCCCGCCCCAGGCGACCGGGAATGTAGTGATAGTTTTAATTATCTATATGCTTCTGCTGACGGGGGTTCTGAGCATTGTGCGCAGAGGGAAAATGAAGACCCTGTGCAGAGGCAGCATCATCAAACAGGTCATTGGGAACTACAGGGCCGGTATCCGGGGAGGAAGAAGGGCAGCCTTTGCCCTGGCGGGATTTGCTCTTTATGCGGTTACCAGTTGTCTTTTATGCCGCGGCGGTACCCTAGGAAGTGTGATCCTTGTCTTTTTGAACCTCTATGCAGGAGGCCATGTTCTGAAAGAGATCAGCGCAAGACAGCAGATACTGGATGGTGTCAGGAAGATTTCAGACGAAGACTTTACTTATAAAATACCAACCGAAAACTTGAACAGGGTCAACGTGGAGATAGCGGACAACATTAACCGGATCGGTGACAATCTGGAAAAAGCGGTACAGGAAAGTGTGAGGAATGAGCGCAGAAAGACAGACCTGATCGCCAATGTGTCCCATGACCTGAAGACCCCCCTCACCTCTATCATCAGTTATATCGGACTGCTGAAGAGGGAGAAGATCATAAACCCCAAGATAGAGGAGTATGTGGATGTGCTGGACAAGAAGACACAGCGGCTGAAGATCCTCATGGAGGATCTGGTTGAGGTGTCCAGGATCAACTCCGGCAATTTCCATATCCAGCCTGAGCGGATGGACTTCAGAGAGTTCCAGCAGCAGGTACAGGGGGAATTCTTTGAACAGCTTCAAAACTGCGGTTTAGAGACGGTTAACAGTATACCCGAGGAAAAAGTCTATATCTGGGCCGACGGCAGAGCGCTGTGGCGGGTCATGGAGAACCTCTACGGCAATATCATCAAATACGCCCTGCCCGGCAGCCGGGTCTATGCGGATATGAGGGCAGATGAAAAGCAGGTGGTCTTTTCCCTGAAGAACATATCCCTCCAGCCCCTGAACATAGACGCAGAGGAGCTGACTGAGCGTTTTACCCAGGGAGATGAGTCCAGAAGTACAGAGGGCAGCGGCCTGGGACTCTCCATTGCCAAGAACCTGGTGGAGCTTATGGACGGCCGGTTTGAGATCTATCTGGATGGGGATCTGTTCAAGACTACGCTCATATTTCCCGTGAAACCCGTGGACCACAGGAAAAATATGGAGAAATGA
- a CDS encoding ABC transporter ATP-binding protein, which produces MASLSLQHICKAYPNGFEAVKDFNLEIEDKEFIIFVGPSGCGKSTTLRMIAGLEEITGGTLKIGDKVVNDVEPKDRDIAMVFQNYALYPHMTVYDNMAFGLKLRKVPKDQIDKMVKEAAKILDLEKLLDRKPKALSGGQRQRVAMGRAIVREPKVFLMDEPLSNLDAKLRVQMRTEISKLHERLGATIIYVTHDQTEAMTLGTRIVVMKDGIVQQVDTPQNLYNAPKNLFVAGFIGSPQMNMMDAVCHVKGNEVELEIGGTTIALPASKRKPLIDGGYDGKTVVMGIRPEHVYDDEARIQAFPGSVIQGKITVYELLGAEVYLYFDTEGFPMTARVNPRTTARTGDVVKFSLDLEKIHVFDKETEQVITN; this is translated from the coding sequence ATGGCAAGCTTATCATTACAGCATATTTGTAAAGCATATCCAAACGGATTCGAGGCAGTAAAAGATTTTAATCTTGAAATCGAAGATAAAGAATTTATCATCTTCGTAGGTCCTTCAGGTTGTGGTAAATCAACTACCCTTCGTATGATCGCAGGCCTGGAAGAAATTACAGGCGGTACATTAAAGATTGGTGACAAGGTTGTAAACGATGTAGAACCTAAAGACAGAGATATTGCAATGGTATTCCAGAACTACGCTCTGTATCCGCATATGACAGTATATGACAACATGGCATTCGGTCTGAAGCTGAGAAAAGTTCCGAAAGACCAGATTGATAAAATGGTTAAAGAAGCTGCTAAGATCCTTGACCTGGAAAAACTGTTAGACCGTAAACCGAAAGCTCTTTCCGGTGGTCAGAGACAGCGTGTTGCTATGGGACGTGCTATCGTACGTGAACCTAAAGTATTCCTGATGGACGAACCTCTGTCAAACTTGGATGCTAAACTTCGTGTACAGATGCGTACTGAGATTTCCAAACTGCACGAGAGATTAGGTGCAACCATTATCTACGTAACACATGACCAGACAGAGGCTATGACACTTGGTACAAGGATCGTTGTTATGAAAGACGGTATTGTACAGCAGGTTGATACTCCTCAGAACTTATACAATGCTCCTAAGAACCTGTTCGTTGCAGGATTCATCGGTTCTCCTCAGATGAACATGATGGATGCAGTATGCCACGTAAAAGGCAATGAAGTTGAACTGGAAATCGGCGGAACAACTATCGCTTTACCTGCTTCCAAGAGAAAACCGCTCATCGACGGCGGTTATGATGGAAAAACTGTTGTTATGGGTATTCGTCCTGAGCATGTATACGATGATGAAGCTCGTATCCAGGCATTCCCGGGCAGCGTGATCCAGGGTAAGATCACTGTTTACGAATTACTTGGTGCTGAAGTTTACTTATACTTTGACACAGAAGGATTCCCGATGACAGCAAGAGTTAATCCGCGTACAACAGCCAGAACAGGCGATGTTGTTAAATTCTCTCTGGATCTGGAAAAGATTCACGTATTCGACAAAGAAACAGAACAGGTTATTACAAACTAA
- a CDS encoding response regulator transcription factor codes for MFRILVCDDDREIVHAIELYLTEEGYEVLCAYDGLEAAEAVRRETVHLLIVDIMMPKMDGIQAITQIRRFSTIPIICLTAKTEDEDKIAGLNAGADDYMEKPFNPLELIARVKSQLRRYTELGNMPKGLAKHTYFSGGLLVDDDTKEVTLDGKSVRFTPIEYNILLFLLKNKGKVFSIEQIYRNIWNEEAIGADNTVAVHIRHIREKIELNPKNPRYLKVVWGVGYKIENI; via the coding sequence ATGTTCAGGATACTTGTTTGTGATGATGACAGAGAGATTGTACATGCCATAGAGCTTTATCTTACGGAGGAGGGGTATGAGGTACTGTGTGCCTATGATGGTTTAGAGGCCGCAGAAGCAGTGCGCAGGGAAACAGTGCATCTGCTGATCGTGGACATCATGATGCCAAAAATGGACGGCATACAGGCGATCACTCAGATCCGCAGATTTTCAACGATCCCCATCATCTGCCTGACAGCCAAAACAGAGGATGAGGATAAAATAGCAGGGCTTAACGCGGGAGCGGATGACTATATGGAAAAACCTTTTAATCCCCTGGAGCTGATCGCCCGTGTAAAGTCCCAGCTCAGACGCTACACAGAATTGGGAAATATGCCCAAGGGTCTGGCTAAGCACACTTACTTTTCGGGAGGGCTGCTCGTGGACGATGATACGAAAGAGGTAACTTTGGATGGCAAAAGCGTTCGGTTTACCCCCATAGAGTATAATATTCTTTTGTTTCTTCTGAAAAATAAGGGAAAGGTATTTTCTATCGAGCAGATATACCGTAACATCTGGAATGAGGAGGCCATAGGCGCTGACAATACGGTGGCGGTACATATACGTCATATCAGAGAGAAAATTGAATTGAATCCAAAGAACCCAAGGTATCTGAAAGTTGTCTGGGGAGTGGGATACAAAATTGAAAATATTTAA